TATCTTTTGTTGGATACAAATAATAATCGTCGCCATCTTTTAAAATAAATGGATCCGCCCATTCACCCTCAATAATTGGTCCTTGTCTATCCATATTTACTTGTCCTCCGTTTTCTAATAATTATTTAATGAATTCTATCAGTCACTTATATTCAGAAATCTATTATTGATAAATAAAAGAAGACTGCCTCATAGTAGTCGCAATTCGCCCCTTTTGAAACAATCTCCTTTAATTAGTATCGCGTGCTCTTTTCAACACTTATGTTAAGTTGCATGAATAAACTTCTTTTCAGAAAACCAATAAGTAATAAACGCTGAAACACTGAAAAAGAAGAATACTAAGAAAAAAGAAAAACGTAGCGATATGAAAATCAAGCCTATTATCATCAATAAATTTACCAAAGTTATGAAAGGCTTAAATATTGCTAATTGAAAAGCATTTTTCATTAATTGTTTGGATGAATAGTAGCCATTAACCATTAAAGGTAATAGATAAAGAACAGAAATGAATAAAAAGAAGCTAATCATCAGTAAACAAATAAATAGAATATCCTTTATACCTATTTGCATCCGACTAATGAGATAGAAATCTGCAAAGATTAGCAAAAATAGTCCCGTCACAGCCGGACCGATCATCATACTTTGCTTAAAATTTTCAACAAAAAGCAATTTATAGGTAGTAAAAACAGGTGGATCATTCTTTTTCACCCATTGTCTAACCACACCAAAGAGTGCTGCCGCAGCAGGAAAAATGGTTATGATTGGTAGACAACTAACTAAGAATAATAGGTTTAAATAAGAAAAACGATATATCCATGTGCATACACGATGAACTAAGCCATCTACTTTAAACATTTAATCCACTTCCTTATCTGTTTTTACTACCACGCTGCATGTATTTACATTATCTGCTTTTCCATTCATCTTCCACTTGTAAGAAACGGAGCTCTTCCACAACACCAGGTTCGCCCTGTTCAATAGACTCTAGCAAGATAGCAAATGTATTACCTTCTTTCTGAATCCATGGGCCTGGGATAAAGGTTATTTCAGGATTTCCGCCTCTCATTTGCGGCCTCGATTTACTGGATGGGTTCCATATTCGGCCAATCAGTCTGCCATTCAAATAAAAGGTTAACTTCATATTTGAACCACTGGATACTGCCTTCCAACAGCTGGTTGTATCGATGCCATCAAGATTCCCAAAGGCCCAAGCACTGCTTCCAGAAGCTAACT
This genomic stretch from Neobacillus niacini harbors:
- a CDS encoding YesL family protein, whose translation is MFKVDGLVHRVCTWIYRFSYLNLLFLVSCLPIITIFPAAAALFGVVRQWVKKNDPPVFTTYKLLFVENFKQSMMIGPAVTGLFLLIFADFYLISRMQIGIKDILFICLLMISFFLFISVLYLLPLMVNGYYSSKQLMKNAFQLAIFKPFITLVNLLMIIGLIFISLRFSFFLVFFFFSVSAFITYWFSEKKFIHAT